Within Microbacterium oryzae, the genomic segment ACGGCAGCGTCGCCAGCGCGAAGCGCTGCGTCACCGCGTCGCCGTGCTCCGCGGCGAGAGCGGCGAACTCCCGCCGCTCCCGGTGCGAGTGCAGCACGAGCAGGTCGCACTGCGCGCGGTAGACGAGCGCCTTGCGGGTGGCGGGGATGGCGATGCCGGGCAGTCCCGAGACGATCACCGGCCGCGGGTGCAGCTCCGCGACCTCGCGGGCGAGCACCCGGACCACGGGGCCGCGCGCGGCGAGGAGGACGGCCGCGGGCGGATCGGCCCGCAGGCGCTCGAGCAGGCCCGAGAGGTTCCTCCGGGTGACCGCCTCCTCCGGCACACCGCTGCCGCAAAGCGCCGCTCGCTGCTGAGCGGGGCTGGCGACGAGCGGCGTCTCCAGCACGACGAGCTCCGGGCGCCATCCGTCCCCGGCTGATCCGAGCGTCGCCGCTGCCCACTTCACGTAGGAGTCGGAGTCGGCGACGGCGAGGAGGCGCGGGCGACGGTCCCGCGTCACGTCGTGACGCGACGCAGCTTCGCCATCGGCGCGAGCTCGCCCTCGTATACGCGCTTGACCCCGTCCCCGAGGGCCGCCTCGATGACGCGGATGTCCCGGACAAGATGCTGCAGGCCCGCCGGCTCGAGGGATGCGGCGTGGTCCGAGCCCCACATCGTGCGATCGAGGGTGACGTGGCGCTCGACGGCCACCGCTCCGAGGGCGACGGCCGCCAGCGACACCTGCAGGCCGCGCTCGTGCCCCGAGTAGCCCACGGGCACGCCGGGGTACCGGTCGCGAAGCGAGGGGATCATGCGGAGGTTCGCCTCCTCCGGCTCCATCGGGTACGTCGAGGTCGCGTGCATGAGGAGCAGCCGGTCGGTGCCGAGCACCTCGATCGCGGCGTCGATCTGCTCGGTCGTCGACATGCCGGTGGAGAGGATGACCGTCTTGCCCGTGTCGCGGAGTGCGCGGAGCAGCCCGTGGTCGGTCAGGCACGCCGATGCGACCTTGTGGGCGGCGACGCCGAGGTCCTCGAGGAACGCCACGCTCGGCTCATCCCACGGGGAGGCGAACCACTGCAGTCCGCGCAGCACGGCGTGATCGGAGACCTCGATGTACTGCTCGCGGTCGAACTCCACCCGTCGGCGGTAGTCGAGGTACGTCATCGTGCCCCACGGCGTCTCCCGCGGGACGTCGCGCATGTGCGCGGGCGTCGCGAGCTCGGGGGTGCGCTTCTGGAACTTCACGGCCTGGGCGCCCGCGTCGGCGGCGACGTCGATGAGGCGCTTGGCGAGCTCGACGTCGCCGTTGTGGTTGAGGCCGATCTCGGCGATGACGTAGGCGGGTCGGCCTCCGCCGATCACACGCTGCCCGATGCTGACGGTCATGTTCGCTCCTTCTCGAGTGCTCGGGGGGATGGCCGAAGGGCGCGTGCGCGGAGCACGCGGTCGGCGAGATCGCGGACGGCGCCGGCGCCGCCCGGACGGTCCACCACGACGCGGGCCGCGGCGAGGACGAGGGGATGCGCGTCAGGGACGGCCACCGGCCATCCGACGATCTCGAGGCACGCGAGGTCGTTGACGTCGTTGCCGAGGTAGGCGACGCGCGAAAGCGGCACTCCGGCGGCTTCCGCCCACTCGCGCAGCGCCGCGGCCTTGCGACGCCGCCCCTGGATGACGTCCACCCGGAGCTTCCGGGCGCGGGCGGCGACGACGGGGTTCGTCTCGGTCGACAGGATGAGCACCGGGATGCCCGCGTCGCGCAGCAGCGCGACGCCCATGCCGTCGGACCGGCTCACCGTCACGGCCTCGGCGCCGGACTGCGAGACGATCACGGTGTCGTCGGTGTGCACGCCGTCGAAGTCGGTCACCACCGCATCGACGTCGACCGCGACGGGGAGGTCGACGAGCGGCGCGAGGGCGCGCGCGGCTTCCAGCTCGGTCTCGGTGTCGATCTCGATCGCGGTGCGCTCCGGCACCGCGGCCACCTCGGTGCGGCCGAAGAAGCGGTGCCCGGCGGTGCGGAAGCCCGCGGCGTCGAGCACGTAGAAGGCACCGGTCTCCCGGTAGTGCGGTGCGCGGTCCTGGCGGCGGGGACGGTGCGCGGCGTCGTGGGCGACCGCGATCGCCGCACCGTCGCCATCCGTCGCCCAGAGGAACGCGTACGTCTCCACCGCGGAGAAGACCACGTCGCTTCGGCCTCCGCGCACCCGGTCGATCGCGGCCTCGAGCGGCGCGACGGGGATGAACGGCGAGGTCGCCTGCAGGAACACGACGACGCCGACGTCGACGCCGTCCGCGCCGAGCTCATCGAGGGCGTGCCGGAGCGCACTCTCCGACGACGCGGTGTCACCCGCGATCTCGTCGGGGCGCCGGATGGTCTCCGCTCCCCATTCCCTGGCCACGCCCGCGATCTCGTCGTCGTCGGTGCTCACCACCACGCGATCGACCGACGGGCACCGCTGGGCGGCGTCGATGGCCCGGGCGACGAGGGGCACCCCGCCCACGCGCCGCAGGTTCTTGCGGAGGACGCCCTTGGATCCGCCGCGCGCGGGGATGATCGCGACGACCTCGCTCACCGCACGCTCCCCACCGCGCGCTGCCGCGGCGGCTCGGTGCGCAGGCGCGCCCTCGAGCCGGCGAGGACGAGGGGAAGCGTCGTCAGCGTGCTGGAGGGGAGCGTGAAGATGTCGCGGAGGTCGGGCGCACCGGCGAGTACGAGCTCGACGGGGAGGTGCGTCGGCCTGACCTCCACCATGCCGACCTCCGAGACCGCGCGCAGCTGCTCGGGGGTCTCCCGGCGGTGCGGCAGGTACACGACGGGTCCATCGATCGTGGTCGCCCGCACCCAGCGCAGGTAGTCCAGCGTCGGCATCCGCCCGTCGACGGGGCGCGCGCTTCCGAGAACGACCCGCGGCCCGAGGGCTGCACCGGCGCGCGCGGTCGACCGCGTCCATCCGAAGTCATGACGCCGCATCTCGACGCCCCAGCCGTGAAGCATCGTCGCGCGCTCGGCGAGGTCGAACGCCGTGAAGAACGAGACCCGCCCCTGCAGGGCACGCCGCAGCACGATCTCGAGGGCCGCCGGCGCGGTCGCCCGGGTCAGGCCGCGCTCCTCCACGTGCGGCCGCGCGTACGGGCGTCGCCCGAGCATCGTGTCGGCGAACGGCAGCACGTGGGCTCCATCGTCGAGGAAGGTGATGCGAGACGGACGGAGGACCGCGGCCGCCAGGCGGAACTGGCCGGAGAACCCGTCGCCCACCAGCCAGTGACCGTGCTGCGCGAGGAGGCGCCATGGAATGCCGAGGTACGGCGCCATGGCACCGAGCAGGGCATCCCGCCGGCGCAGCTCCGTCGCCGTCTCGGGGATCTGGTCGGTGAGCCGGCACGCGACGGGAACCGCCGTCCCGTGCGCGGCCGCCCATTCCGCCGCGCCCAGCAGCTGCAGCGGGGACTCCACCCATGCGAGGACGTCGTCGCGACCCATCTCATCTCCTGTCGCTCGTGCGTCCACGTTCTGCGCGACGAATGAACGCGAGCCGGTCGGCAGGCGGCGGGCGCGCGTCCGACCGGTGAACGATGGGTGCGTCCGGAGGCGCTACCCCGCGCGCCGCGATTGCGCAATGCCCTGTCCCGTGCCCGCTCGTCGGTGGGTTACTGAAGCCACGCAAGCGAGCTCGAAAGGAACACAGCAATGAGCACTCCCCCGAACTCCCCGGGCGTCGGCCGCGACGACCCGAACGCGAACGAACCAGACCGTGTCCGCGACGAGCAGGGCCGCACGTGGGTGCGCGAGGGCGGCACCCCGTCGACGCCCGCCTCCCGCGAGCCGGATGGCACGCACGGCTCCTACATCGGACACGACGGCGACGCCGGATACCGCAGCGACGAGCCGACCCAGGCCTATGACGTGCGCTCGGCCGACGACAACGGCAACGACGACGACCAGAGCGACCGCCCGGGTCGCCGCGACCGCGATCGCCGCGGCACCGCCGCCGTCGCAGCGGGCGATTCCGACGGACACTCTCGCGATGACAACACGCGCTCGCACGCGGGGGCCGCGGCGGGCGGCGCCGCCGCGGGAGCCGCCCTCGGCGGCAGGCCTGCACGCGAGGAGGTCGTCCGGCGCGAGAAGGAGGAGTTCGGCGGCATGAAGTTCGGCTCGGCCTTCTTCGGATGGCTGTGCGCGATGGGCATGACCGTCCTCCTCACCGCGCTGGTCGCGGGAGCGGGCGCGGCGCTCGGCCTCGGCGCGAACGTCGATCCCGAGCAGGCCGCCGACGAGGCGACGCAGAACGCGGACACCATCGGGATCGCCGGTGCGATCGCCGTGGCGGTCATCCTGCTCGTCTCGTACTACGCGGGCGGCTACGTCGCCGGCCGGATGGCCCGGTTCAGCGGCGTGAAGCAGGGCATCGCGGTGTGGCTGTGGGCGATCATCATCGCCATCATCATCGCCATCATCACGGCGATCGCCGGCGCGCAGTGGAACATCCTCGCCAACGTGAACACCTTCCCCCGCCTGCCCTTCAGCGAGGGCGAGCTGACCACCGCCGGGATCATCACCGCGGTCGTCGCGCTGCTCGTCAGCCTCGTCGGCGCGATCCTCGGCGGCATCGCCGGCATGCGCTACCACCGCAAGGTCGACCGCGTCGGCTTCGGCGCCTGACACCCGTCAACGGAATCGGGCCCCTCGCGCGAAGCGAGGGGCCCGATTCCGTGTGCGGCGAGTCAGCGCTCGACGACGACGTGCTCGTTCGGCACGACGTGCGTCATCTTGAGCCCCGTCACATCGCGCGGGCCGTTGGCCCCGAGGTTCGCCAGGCGCTGCAGCTCCTCCTCGTTCAACGTCTGCGACTGAAGCGGCTCGAGATGCCGGACGTCGTCGACGGAGATGCCGAGGCCCTCGCCCACGCGCAGGCCGAGCTCGTCGTCGACCATGAGGAAGTGCCACACCATGCGCTCCTGCACGGCGCGCGCGGCCTGCCCGATGAGCGTGACGAAGTTGAGGACGAGGTCGTCCTTCTCCCACTGCTCGAGCAGCTGGTAGCGCTGCCCCGCCTGCGTGTAGTCGTTCGTCCGCGGGATGCGCTGGCGCGTGAGGCGGCCGGTGATCTCGGGGCCCTGCTCGTCGCGGGTCGGGTACTCCGCTTCGCGGAGGCCCCCCGTGATCGAGGGCTCGTAGTTCACGTGCGGGTTCTGCCCCTCGCCGAGATCCACGCCGTACGACATCTGGCCGCCGCGCTGATTGGTCGCCACGCGCGCGTTGCGGGGTGCGTTCACCGGCAGCTGCAGATAGTTCGGACCCACCCGGTAGCGCTGGGTGTCGGAGTACGAGAACGTCCGCCCGACCAGCATCTTGTCGTCGGAGAAGTCCAGGCCGTCCACGAGCACGCCGGTGCCGAACGAGATCTGCTCGTTCTCGTCGTGGTGGTCCGACACGTTGTGCGTGAGGGTCATCGTGCCGACGAGCTTCGGCTCGAACTCGTTCTCCGGCCACACCTTGGTGTCGTCGAGCGGGTCGAAGTCGAGCTCGGGGTGCTCGTCGTCGCTCATGAGCTGCACGTACAGATCCCACTGCGGGTGGTCGCCGCGCTCGATCGCCTCGTAGAGGTCCTTCGACGCGTGCCCGAGGTCATCCGCCTGGATGTTCGCGGCGTCGGCGGCGGTGAGGCTCGCGACCCCGGCGCGCGGGATCCAGTGATATTTCACGAGATGCGTCTCGCCGTCGGCGTTGACCCACTTGTACGTGTTCACACCGAACCCCTGCATCGTCCGGTAGTTCGCAGGGATGCCGCGCGGGCTGAACAGGTTCACCAGCATGTGCATCGCCTCGGGCGTCTGCGACATGAAATCGAAGATGCGCGCAGGCTCTTGTCGGAAGGTCACCGGGTCGGGCTTCAGCGCGTGGATGACGTCGGGGAACTTGATCGCGTCGCGGATGAAGAACACCGCGAGGTTGTTGCCGACGAGGTCCCAGTTGCCGTCCTCGGTGTAGAACTTCACCGCGAAGCCGCGGGGGTCGCGCGCTGCCTCAGACGAGTCCCGCCCGCCGATGACGGTCGAGAAGCGGATGGCCACATCGGTCCTCTTGCCGGCCTCCGAGAAGAGCTTCGCCCGGGTGTAGGTCGCGATCGGCTCGTCGCCCCACCGTCCGGTCGCCTCGAAGTGCCCGAACGCGACGGCGCCGCGCGCATGCACGACGCGCTCGGGGATGCGCTCCCGGTCGAAGTGGCTGATCTTCTCCAGGAACTGGTAGTTCTCGAGGGTGGCGGGGCCTCGGGCTCCCACCGTGCGCTGATTCTGATTGTCGTAGACGGGATGGCCCTGGCGGTTGGTGAGAATCGGACGGTCCTCTTCGCTCGGCTCCGGCCCCTGGGACGCGACATCTGTCATGGAAAACCCTCTCGTGGCGTGGTCGGGGTACGGCCACACGCTAGGTGCGATGCCCGCCCCCGTCGAGGGTCGCCGCGAGACTGGCCACGAGACGGCTGCCCGACTACCCTTCTCCACCCGCCGTGTCCTCAGACAGCTCTGACACGCTGAGCAGGTGATCAACGACGCCGGTCTCGCGTTCCTCTCCGAGCGCCACCTCGCGACCCTCTCCACCCTCGGCCGCGACGGCCGCATCCACGCCGTGCCGGTGGGCATGACCTACCGCGACGGCGTCGTGCGCGTCATCGGCTCCGGCGGCACGCAGAAGTTCGTGAACGCCGCGCGAGCGGGTCGGGCGACGGTGAGCACCGTCGACGGCGCCCGCTGGCTGAGCTTCGAGGGAGCCGCCCGCGTGAGCGACGACCCCGACGCGGTCGCCCTCGCCGTGGCGATGTACGCCGAGCGGTACCGGCAGCCGCGTGAGAACCCCCGCCGCGTGGTGCTCGAGATCGAGGTCGACCGCGTGCTCGGCTCCCCCGCCCTGCGCGGCTGACCCCGCTTTCGACCGGGATTCCGCGCCGTAGACTGATAAGACCCGCGGGAGTGGTGAAACTGGCAGACACGCAGGATTTAGGTTCCTGTGCCTCCGGGCGTGGGGGTTCGATTCCCCCCTTCCGCACAGGGCGCGATCCCCGTCGCGGCCGTTTCCTGACATCCGGAGCTCCGTGCACCACATCGCTCTCATCCCCTGGCTCGACCCGCAGGCCGTCATCGAGGCCGCCGGCCCGTGGGCGCTGCTGGTGGTGTGCTTCATCGTCTTCGCCGAGACGGGCCTGCTCGTCGGATTCCTCCTCCCCGGCGACACGCTGCTGCTGATCGCCGGCCTGCTCACGCACACTGTGAACGTGTTCGGGCTGAACATCTGGGCCGTCAGCGGGCTCATCGCGCTGGCCGCCTTCCTCGGCGGCGAGGTCGGATACCTCATCGGGCACAAGGGCGGTCCGGCGGTGTTCGAACGGCGCGAGTCCGGGCTGTTCAGCCGACGGAACGTCGAGCGCACGAACGCGTTCTTCGAGCGGTTCGGCGGTCTCACCGTGGTGCTCGCGCGCTTCGTGCCCGTCGTGCGCACCTTCGCGCCCATCGCCGCCGGCGTCGGTCATATGCCCTGGAAGCGATACTCGCTCTACAACCTCATCGGCGCCGTACTGTGGGGCTTCGGCCTGACGATGTTCGGATACCTCATCGCGTACATCCCGGTGGTTCGCGACATCGTGACGGAATACATCGACTACATCCTGCTGGCCGCCGTCGCCGGCACGGCGCTCATCGTGCTCTGGCACTACCTGCAGGAGCGCCGCCACGCGCACGAGGACCGCCAGGCCGACCAAGACCGCGGCGAGCGCGAGCAGACGAACCTCGTGCTCGATCGGGACGTGTTCGACCGTGCGCCGGACTTCGACGGAGACGGCAAGCCCGGCTTCTGATCCGCGTGCCGCGGTCCGTCCGGATGGCTCCTCCCGGACATCCGGGAGGAGAAGCGCACTCCCGAGGACAAATCCGGTCCGGGACCTCCGCCCGAACGCACATCTCCTCCCGAATGCGCGTGCGCACCGGCGTCAGGACGCCTTCTTCGCGCGCTTCTTCGGCTTCGTCTCCTTCTCCTCCGCTGCGGCCTCAGCCTCATCCCCGGCGTCGCCTGCGTCGGACTTCTTCCCGCCGCGCGCGGCCCGCGAGCGCTCCACGCTCGCACGCAGGGCCTCCATGAGGTCGATGACCTCGCCGCCCTTCTCCTCGTCGGCGCCGAAGGTGGCCTCGGTGTCGACCGCGTCGCCCTTCTCGAGCTTCGCCTGGATGAGGGTGCGCAGCTCCTGCTGGTACTCGTCGACGAACGCGTCGGGGTCGAAGTCCGACGAGTAGCTCTCCACGAGGCTCGCCGAGAGCTCGAGCTCCTTGTCGCTGATCTTCACCGGGTCCTCGAGTGACGGGAAGTCCGCCGCCCGCACCTCGTCGGCCCACAGCAGCGTCTGCAGCATGAGCACGCCCTTCCGCACCCGCAGGGCCGCCAGCCGCGTCTTCTGGCGCAGCGAGAAGCGCACGATGGCGGTGCGGTCCGAGCGCTCGAGCGTCTCGCGCAGCAGCGCGTAGGACTTCGGGGACGCGGAGTCGGGCTCGAGGAAGTACGCGCGGTCGAACGTGATCGGGTCGACCTGGTCGGTCGGCACGAACTCCACCACCTCGATCTCGCGGCTGCGCTCCGACGGCAGGGACTTCAGGTCGTCGTCGGTGAGGACGACCGTGCGGTCGCCGTCGTCGTAGGCACGGTCGATGTCGCGGTAGGCGACGACCTCGCCGCACACCTCGCAGCGGCGCTGGTAGCGGATGCGCCCGCCGTCTGCGGCGTGCACCTGGTGCAGCGAGACGTCGTGGTCCTCCGTCGCGGCGTACACCTTGACCGGCACGTTGACGAGGCCGAAGGTGAGCGCGCCCTTCCAGATCGATCTCATGCGCCCAGTGAACCGCTCCCGGGCGCGGTCGGCCAGGGCTTGACGCGCGCGCCCGCGTCGCGCTTAGCCTGGGGCATGCCCGCCGCCCCGCAGACCGTCGAGGTGGCCGGGCGACGCCTGCGGGTGTCGAACCTCGAGCGGGTGATGTACCCGGAGACCGGCACGACGAAGGCCGACGTCATCGCGTACTACACCCGCATCGCCCCGCTGCTGCTGCCGCACGTGGCGGGGCGGCCGGTGACGCGCAAGCGCTGGGTGGAGGGCGTGGGCACGGCGGACGCACCGGAGGAGTCGTTCTTCGCCAAGGCGCTGGAGCCCGGCGCCCCGTCCTGGGTGCCGCGCCGGGCCATTCCGCACAGCACGGGTCCGAAGGACTACCCGCTCGTCGAGGAGGTCGCCTCCCTCGTGTACCTCGCGCAGGTGGCGAGCCTCGAGCTGCACGTGCCCCAGTGGCGGTTCACGGCGGCCGGCGAGCCGGGACCCGCCGACCGCCTCGTCCTCGACCTCGATCCGGGCCCCGGCATGGGCCTCGCGGAGTGCGCGGAGGTCGCGCGCCTC encodes:
- a CDS encoding N-acetylneuraminate synthase family protein, which encodes MTVSIGQRVIGGGRPAYVIAEIGLNHNGDVELAKRLIDVAADAGAQAVKFQKRTPELATPAHMRDVPRETPWGTMTYLDYRRRVEFDREQYIEVSDHAVLRGLQWFASPWDEPSVAFLEDLGVAAHKVASACLTDHGLLRALRDTGKTVILSTGMSTTEQIDAAIEVLGTDRLLLMHATSTYPMEPEEANLRMIPSLRDRYPGVPVGYSGHERGLQVSLAAVALGAVAVERHVTLDRTMWGSDHAASLEPAGLQHLVRDIRVIEAALGDGVKRVYEGELAPMAKLRRVTT
- a CDS encoding acylneuraminate cytidylyltransferase, which gives rise to MSEVVAIIPARGGSKGVLRKNLRRVGGVPLVARAIDAAQRCPSVDRVVVSTDDDEIAGVAREWGAETIRRPDEIAGDTASSESALRHALDELGADGVDVGVVVFLQATSPFIPVAPLEAAIDRVRGGRSDVVFSAVETYAFLWATDGDGAAIAVAHDAAHRPRRQDRAPHYRETGAFYVLDAAGFRTAGHRFFGRTEVAAVPERTAIEIDTETELEAARALAPLVDLPVAVDVDAVVTDFDGVHTDDTVIVSQSGAEAVTVSRSDGMGVALLRDAGIPVLILSTETNPVVAARARKLRVDVIQGRRRKAAALREWAEAAGVPLSRVAYLGNDVNDLACLEIVGWPVAVPDAHPLVLAAARVVVDRPGGAGAVRDLADRVLRARALRPSPRALEKERT
- a CDS encoding catalase, producing MTDVASQGPEPSEEDRPILTNRQGHPVYDNQNQRTVGARGPATLENYQFLEKISHFDRERIPERVVHARGAVAFGHFEATGRWGDEPIATYTRAKLFSEAGKRTDVAIRFSTVIGGRDSSEAARDPRGFAVKFYTEDGNWDLVGNNLAVFFIRDAIKFPDVIHALKPDPVTFRQEPARIFDFMSQTPEAMHMLVNLFSPRGIPANYRTMQGFGVNTYKWVNADGETHLVKYHWIPRAGVASLTAADAANIQADDLGHASKDLYEAIERGDHPQWDLYVQLMSDDEHPELDFDPLDDTKVWPENEFEPKLVGTMTLTHNVSDHHDENEQISFGTGVLVDGLDFSDDKMLVGRTFSYSDTQRYRVGPNYLQLPVNAPRNARVATNQRGGQMSYGVDLGEGQNPHVNYEPSITGGLREAEYPTRDEQGPEITGRLTRQRIPRTNDYTQAGQRYQLLEQWEKDDLVLNFVTLIGQAARAVQERMVWHFLMVDDELGLRVGEGLGISVDDVRHLEPLQSQTLNEEELQRLANLGANGPRDVTGLKMTHVVPNEHVVVER
- a CDS encoding PPOX class F420-dependent oxidoreductase, which encodes MINDAGLAFLSERHLATLSTLGRDGRIHAVPVGMTYRDGVVRVIGSGGTQKFVNAARAGRATVSTVDGARWLSFEGAARVSDDPDAVALAVAMYAERYRQPRENPRRVVLEIEVDRVLGSPALRG
- a CDS encoding DedA family protein, which translates into the protein MHHIALIPWLDPQAVIEAAGPWALLVVCFIVFAETGLLVGFLLPGDTLLLIAGLLTHTVNVFGLNIWAVSGLIALAAFLGGEVGYLIGHKGGPAVFERRESGLFSRRNVERTNAFFERFGGLTVVLARFVPVVRTFAPIAAGVGHMPWKRYSLYNLIGAVLWGFGLTMFGYLIAYIPVVRDIVTEYIDYILLAAVAGTALIVLWHYLQERRHAHEDRQADQDRGEREQTNLVLDRDVFDRAPDFDGDGKPGF
- a CDS encoding Ku protein yields the protein MRSIWKGALTFGLVNVPVKVYAATEDHDVSLHQVHAADGGRIRYQRRCEVCGEVVAYRDIDRAYDDGDRTVVLTDDDLKSLPSERSREIEVVEFVPTDQVDPITFDRAYFLEPDSASPKSYALLRETLERSDRTAIVRFSLRQKTRLAALRVRKGVLMLQTLLWADEVRAADFPSLEDPVKISDKELELSASLVESYSSDFDPDAFVDEYQQELRTLIQAKLEKGDAVDTEATFGADEEKGGEVIDLMEALRASVERSRAARGGKKSDAGDAGDEAEAAAEEKETKPKKRAKKAS